From the Desulfomonilia bacterium genome, one window contains:
- a CDS encoding acetate--CoA ligase family protein, with amino-acid sequence MSNNPLHKIMSPESIAITGASNNLSKMGTIQCLNLLNSGFSGEVMPIHPKEKIVLGRRAYQKISELPYVPELAILVVPTNLVAEMLEEFGKKGVKQAVIISAGFRETGSMGRQLEERIKAIAARYSMRFLGPNCLGIINTWLPLNITVVPSGNRRGSFSLASQSGTYVAQTLPYLRKRGIAINKSISVGNEANIDLVDCLEYLGEDKTTKAIGMYIEGIRRPEAFIETARRVARKKPIVAQYVGGTEAGARSGSSHTGAMAGPDYIYDAIFEQSGIIRVDTIEEVFKTGWALAAQPGLKGRRIAILTNSGGPGTSIANTCNSNKLDVPVFSKELQHEVAKFIPGHASPRNPVDLTFHIDMRALTKDIPEALFSSDEIDALILHGIMDTGFMKEIYPILKPMVDISMDDFVKSSEIDLSELVSMPFRHGKPLLISSFFDQDDHAISVFNQHRIPVFDSPEKAAKAMGALAKYWLEIRNRALPRYTEKQIPDGAKKIMASKDAFDEHTSKLLLNAYGIPVSREGVAKDIDEALILAESIGYPVALKACSADIQHKTERGLVYLGINDKASLKEAFMSINKKEKGVPVLVAEMLKGGREFMAGIIKHPGFPPCVVFGLGGIYTEALRDISVRLAPLSRDCAISMIEGISAAALLGEYRGAKEADKNKIADILVNLGRIAADFPDIKELDINPLIIDDKGIPKAADALIIKE; translated from the coding sequence ATGTCAAATAATCCACTACATAAAATAATGTCTCCTGAATCCATCGCCATTACAGGGGCAAGCAATAATCTCTCGAAAATGGGAACGATCCAATGTCTGAATCTGTTGAACAGCGGTTTTTCCGGAGAGGTGATGCCTATACATCCCAAAGAGAAAATTGTCCTTGGACGCAGGGCATACCAGAAGATAAGCGAACTCCCGTATGTTCCTGAACTTGCAATACTCGTGGTGCCGACTAATCTTGTAGCGGAAATGCTGGAAGAGTTCGGTAAAAAAGGGGTGAAGCAAGCCGTCATCATCTCGGCAGGCTTCAGGGAAACAGGATCTATGGGCAGGCAGCTCGAAGAAAGGATAAAGGCGATAGCGGCCAGGTATTCGATGCGTTTTCTGGGGCCCAACTGTCTTGGGATAATAAATACATGGCTTCCTCTTAATATTACTGTCGTGCCTTCCGGCAACAGAAGAGGCAGTTTCAGCCTTGCATCCCAGAGCGGCACCTATGTCGCTCAGACTTTACCGTATTTAAGGAAAAGGGGTATTGCCATAAACAAGTCGATAAGCGTCGGGAACGAGGCCAATATCGACCTTGTCGACTGCCTTGAATATCTGGGTGAAGACAAGACGACAAAGGCCATAGGCATGTATATCGAGGGAATCAGAAGGCCGGAAGCCTTTATCGAAACAGCCCGCAGGGTTGCGAGGAAAAAGCCTATAGTTGCACAGTATGTAGGTGGAACCGAAGCGGGTGCCAGGTCAGGGTCGAGCCATACAGGGGCTATGGCCGGGCCCGACTATATCTACGATGCAATTTTCGAGCAGTCTGGAATCATAAGGGTGGATACGATCGAAGAAGTCTTTAAAACGGGATGGGCACTGGCTGCACAGCCCGGGTTGAAGGGAAGGAGGATAGCTATACTTACAAACTCGGGAGGTCCGGGAACCTCCATTGCAAACACCTGCAACAGCAACAAACTCGATGTGCCTGTGTTTTCAAAGGAACTTCAGCATGAAGTCGCGAAATTCATTCCCGGCCATGCAAGTCCCAGGAACCCGGTTGACTTGACATTCCATATTGATATGAGAGCGCTTACAAAGGATATACCGGAAGCGCTTTTTTCCTCGGATGAAATTGACGCGCTCATACTGCACGGCATTATGGATACAGGCTTCATGAAGGAAATTTATCCAATTTTAAAGCCGATGGTAGATATTTCAATGGATGATTTTGTAAAATCTTCAGAAATCGATCTGAGTGAGCTTGTTTCAATGCCGTTCAGGCACGGAAAGCCTCTTCTGATCTCGTCGTTTTTTGATCAGGACGACCATGCGATAAGTGTATTCAACCAGCACAGAATCCCGGTGTTCGACTCGCCTGAAAAGGCTGCAAAAGCCATGGGAGCCCTTGCAAAGTACTGGCTTGAGATAAGAAACAGGGCTCTTCCCAGATACACAGAAAAACAGATACCGGACGGTGCGAAAAAGATTATGGCATCAAAGGATGCCTTTGATGAACATACGTCAAAGCTTCTGCTCAATGCCTATGGAATACCGGTGAGCAGGGAGGGGGTTGCGAAGGATATTGATGAGGCGCTTATCCTGGCTGAGAGCATCGGTTATCCTGTTGCGCTTAAGGCATGTTCGGCTGACATTCAGCACAAGACGGAAAGGGGGCTTGTATATCTTGGTATTAATGACAAGGCTTCACTCAAGGAAGCTTTCATGTCGATAAACAAAAAGGAAAAGGGTGTTCCGGTACTTGTAGCCGAGATGCTGAAAGGCGGTCGGGAATTCATGGCAGGCATCATAAAGCATCCGGGATTTCCCCCCTGCGTTGTTTTCGGTCTTGGCGGCATATATACGGAGGCGTTAAGGGATATCTCCGTAAGGCTCGCCCCTTTGAGCCGTGATTGTGCAATATCCATGATTGAGGGTATTTCCGCGGCGGCACTGCTGGGTGAATACAGGGGCGCCAAAGAGGCGGATAAGAATAAAATCGCGGATATACTTGTCAATCTCGGCAGGATTGCAGCAGATTTCCCGGACATAAAAGAGCTTGATATCAATCCTTTGATAATCGATGACAAAGGCATTCCGAAAGCCGCGGATGCGCTTATAATAAAAGAATAG
- a CDS encoding MBL fold metallo-hydrolase produces the protein MPLTITWLGHASVSVSNANLNIYIDPWRLSTGLPSADMVLVTHEHHDHYSEQDIKMISRPDTRVVAPMKTPLITDVVKPGEKVLIDGIEISAVPAYNIGKGFHPRSNDWAGFIVNIDGRKIYHSGDSDRIPEMKGIKADIAIMSSGGTYTMTAAEAASAVLDVGAKIAIPIHWGDIVGSLDDALEFKRLAGCDVRLLKKNESLSLD, from the coding sequence ATGCCATTAACAATAACATGGTTAGGCCATGCAAGCGTGTCTGTTTCGAATGCGAATCTTAATATATACATAGATCCCTGGAGATTAAGCACAGGTCTTCCGTCTGCGGACATGGTTCTTGTTACCCACGAACATCATGATCATTACAGTGAACAAGATATCAAAATGATTTCGAGACCGGATACCAGGGTTGTCGCCCCTATGAAAACGCCGCTTATAACCGATGTCGTGAAACCGGGAGAGAAGGTTTTGATTGACGGCATTGAAATTTCAGCTGTCCCTGCTTACAACATTGGCAAAGGTTTTCATCCAAGAAGCAATGACTGGGCAGGATTCATAGTGAATATCGACGGCAGAAAAATATACCATTCGGGTGACAGCGACAGAATACCTGAAATGAAAGGCATCAAGGCCGATATAGCGATCATGTCTTCCGGGGGCACGTACACGATGACGGCGGCGGAAGCGGCATCAGCCGTTCTTGATGTAGGGGCAAAAATTGCCATACCAATACACTGGGGTGATATCGTTGGTTCTCTGGATGATGCACTTGAGTTCAAAAGACTTGCAGGATGCGATGTCCGTCTGCTCAAGAAAAATGAATCTTTGAGCCTAGATTAG
- a CDS encoding ATP-binding protein, with product MDDTIISLSRVFDYAPFGVCAFDSDGRIVFANSKFNSDVSKAGEDLVGTIIFDRLPRLRLDYELFRKVRDLIDKKIPFTTVIETFSSPLFSETGLFHITGYSIEPYHIMTNQLAGSDLGQDKRFRNLILDAPDVILLLNKGIISFCNKAFTDVLGIPMAEAIGKDFSVFLNLGEGNTLSEINHNKAPAFSVQFSIDTPSGRKTLDGRFHSVDDSQGLSLAVLRDVTEKVALEQRIIRQNEDLSAINSISETLSSSINMHDVISRVLEKVLEIMNIETGLIFLLDERTNTLRCVHSYGLPDYIVESLKELKFGEGIAGRVAATGEPIIISNASEDIRITSVAFRRYGIKTFASIPIRSRTRLLGVMNIGAYGKRDITADDRQLLLSVGLHMGAVLENIILFNEVEKATEDLKNAMMTIEHRNEDLKRIVYTVSHDLKNPIIAINGFAARLMKTMSDKLSEKERIYLNAIKESGQHMECFVNDLLNYSVAENYRLEEERLDVGDVIERIIIELEPQIEAKSGKVVIDNDMPVITTDRARLIQVFSNLISNAIKYSHPDRQPLINIGYRPKAEMHIFYVKDNGIGIPSEYLENVFDMFFRTYEDLATGTGLGLSIVKKAVNDMKGDIWIESEKNKGSVFYFSLPEKNIPSS from the coding sequence ATGGACGATACAATTATCAGCCTGAGCAGGGTCTTTGATTATGCCCCGTTCGGCGTATGCGCCTTTGATTCCGATGGAAGGATCGTATTTGCAAATTCAAAGTTCAATTCGGATGTATCAAAAGCCGGTGAAGACCTTGTAGGTACGATTATTTTTGACAGGCTGCCCAGACTCAGGCTTGATTACGAACTTTTTCGTAAAGTCAGAGATCTTATTGATAAAAAAATACCTTTCACGACAGTAATCGAAACATTCAGTTCCCCGTTGTTCAGCGAAACGGGCTTATTCCATATTACCGGATATTCGATCGAGCCTTATCATATAATGACGAATCAGCTTGCGGGGAGCGACCTGGGGCAGGACAAAAGGTTCAGAAATCTTATACTGGATGCTCCGGATGTCATTCTGCTGCTCAACAAAGGTATAATCAGTTTCTGCAACAAGGCATTCACCGATGTGCTGGGTATTCCCATGGCTGAAGCAATAGGAAAAGATTTTTCAGTGTTTTTGAATCTTGGCGAGGGGAATACTCTGTCTGAGATTAATCACAACAAAGCGCCTGCTTTTTCTGTGCAGTTCTCAATTGATACTCCCTCAGGCAGAAAAACACTGGACGGACGATTCCATTCTGTTGACGATAGCCAGGGTTTGTCTCTGGCAGTTCTGAGGGACGTGACTGAGAAGGTTGCGCTTGAGCAGAGGATTATAAGACAGAATGAAGATTTGTCGGCAATCAACTCGATATCCGAGACCCTGAGTTCATCCATAAACATGCATGATGTGATCAGCAGGGTTCTTGAAAAAGTGCTGGAAATCATGAACATCGAAACAGGCCTGATTTTTCTTCTCGATGAAAGGACAAACACCCTGAGATGCGTTCACTCCTATGGGCTTCCGGACTATATCGTAGAGTCTCTTAAAGAATTAAAATTCGGCGAAGGCATTGCGGGTAGGGTCGCGGCAACCGGGGAACCGATTATCATCAGCAACGCTTCGGAGGATATAAGAATAACATCAGTTGCATTCAGGCGATACGGGATTAAAACGTTTGCCTCTATTCCGATAAGATCGAGAACCAGACTTCTGGGGGTGATGAATATCGGCGCATACGGCAAACGCGATATCACGGCTGATGACAGGCAGCTTCTCCTGAGTGTGGGTTTGCATATGGGTGCGGTGCTTGAGAATATTATCCTCTTCAACGAGGTTGAAAAAGCGACGGAAGACCTGAAAAACGCCATGATGACTATCGAACACAGGAATGAGGACCTGAAAAGGATTGTTTACACGGTTTCCCATGATCTCAAGAATCCGATAATCGCCATAAACGGATTTGCCGCCAGACTTATGAAAACCATGTCCGATAAGTTAAGTGAGAAAGAAAGGATATATCTTAATGCGATAAAAGAAAGCGGCCAGCACATGGAATGTTTTGTAAATGACCTGCTGAACTATTCAGTTGCCGAGAATTACAGACTTGAAGAAGAACGGCTTGATGTCGGAGACGTTATCGAGCGCATAATTATCGAGCTTGAACCACAGATTGAAGCAAAATCAGGGAAAGTGGTAATTGATAATGACATGCCTGTAATAACAACCGACCGGGCAAGACTCATACAGGTATTTTCAAACCTTATTTCAAACGCGATCAAATATTCCCATCCGGACCGTCAGCCTTTGATAAATATCGGATACAGGCCTAAAGCCGAGATGCATATATTTTATGTCAAGGATAACGGCATAGGCATACCGTCGGAGTACCTGGAAAATGTGTTCGACATGTTCTTCAGGACTTATGAAGATCTGGCAACAGGAACAGGACTCGGACTGTCAATTGTCAAGAAGGCGGTGAACGATATGAAAGGTGATATATGGATTGAATCGGAGAAAAATAAGGGGTCTGTATTTTATTTTTCCCTTCCTGAAAAAAACATCCCATCAAGCTGA
- a CDS encoding penicillin-binding transpeptidase domain-containing protein, which translates to MIPNKYTFTSLRKKKRRRYLTYLFLMIVTLFIFTIVFAGKKEEADVAVKDIEHKLLGKDIFKHITETDIKKYDLTIDWDLQSYVSETAKKYKIGFGAVVVMDADDGDIISMWGKDRSGEDCSIPLNSYLAASIFKIVTASAAIEQGMTPESTVSYSGNPWTIYKGQLKDSTDKWTQYITFAHAFAQSNNVVFAKLGMSLGEEPLFLNAMRYGFWKPPMRECWSAPSTVMIPETEYDLGELACGLNHTTRMSPVHAAQIVTPALNKGLMVSPRIVRSMPVEKAPAIDEQIADDIYSMMGGTIKSGTFSRRFRMCTTDRILKEVTIGAKSGSIDSKNPDGRLTWFVGYADHPTKGKITIVSLLLRDPYYWIKADEFARMIIRQYYDRPSQIASAPAVRSVN; encoded by the coding sequence GTGATTCCAAACAAATATACATTCACTTCATTAAGGAAAAAAAAGCGCAGAAGATACCTGACGTATCTCTTTTTAATGATTGTCACTCTGTTTATTTTTACTATCGTATTTGCCGGGAAAAAAGAGGAGGCGGATGTTGCAGTCAAAGATATTGAACATAAGCTTCTGGGAAAAGATATCTTCAAGCACATAACCGAAACAGATATAAAAAAATATGACCTGACAATTGACTGGGATCTTCAGAGCTATGTTTCCGAGACAGCAAAAAAATATAAAATCGGTTTCGGTGCAGTCGTGGTAATGGATGCGGATGACGGCGATATTATTTCGATGTGGGGCAAGGACAGGTCCGGTGAAGACTGCAGCATACCTTTGAACTCATACCTTGCTGCAAGCATATTCAAGATAGTGACCGCGTCCGCTGCAATTGAACAGGGCATGACACCCGAGAGTACCGTATCATACAGCGGGAATCCGTGGACTATCTACAAAGGGCAGCTTAAGGACAGTACCGACAAGTGGACCCAGTACATTACATTCGCCCATGCGTTTGCGCAGTCGAACAACGTGGTATTTGCAAAGCTGGGCATGTCTCTGGGAGAAGAGCCATTGTTCCTCAATGCCATGAGGTACGGCTTCTGGAAACCTCCCATGAGGGAATGCTGGTCCGCACCCAGTACGGTTATGATTCCCGAAACCGAGTATGATCTGGGCGAGCTGGCATGCGGGCTCAACCATACAACCCGGATGTCTCCAGTCCACGCGGCGCAGATAGTGACCCCCGCACTCAATAAGGGCCTCATGGTCTCACCGAGAATAGTCAGGTCGATGCCTGTTGAAAAAGCGCCTGCAATTGATGAGCAGATTGCCGATGATATCTATTCCATGATGGGTGGTACGATCAAATCCGGGACATTTTCCAGAAGGTTCAGAATGTGCACTACCGATAGAATCCTGAAAGAGGTTACAATAGGCGCAAAGAGCGGGAGCATAGACAGCAAAAACCCTGATGGCAGGCTTACATGGTTTGTAGGTTATGCCGATCATCCGACTAAAGGCAAGATTACAATAGTAAGCCTTCTTTTAAGAGATCCGTATTACTGGATAAAGGCCGATGAATTCGCCAGAATGATAATCAGACAATATTATGACCGTCCGTCTCAGATCGCATCAGCGCCTGCGGTCCGGTCGGTGAATTAA
- the bamA gene encoding outer membrane protein assembly factor BamA yields MNSDKFFFLRLIGLAMLAILFSAAGASGENTSVSTENAFKPASFEGSVMKRVEVIITGCPWCTPAIEQMARDLIALHQNERFTAGKYDESIESLTLSGSFEEILPSIKTLDEGIEVIFVLKPARVISDIKVSGEYPLFKSEVLKAMSIYPGDTLLPGALTAHEARLGDLYSLEGYIEPRVKIEEVRDSSAGTSLVNVQIQPGDYYVLDQFTIDGNRGMSASEIRMHMNIWRTSFLILESRRFKEPEFDRDVKNLTKLYWKRRYPECEIRSTVSKDPGKALVSVGLSIKEGPRYEVSFSGNHRFWSSTLKKDLVIFKEGNRRDRGLRKSIENIKQRYRMAGYSFTEVKIKDEKITANNLTTRRIELTITEGPHTSVKSMKFTGNSAFDEESLKKTMKTGTGSLSREDDYIPDQLEMDISAIKNRYLQSGYQDVKITPDIVWNKDRTAVEITMKIDEGVKSIVKSLTFTGLTAMSREKALESLRLKAGQPFSNALVKKDEVSLANLISASGHPYVTVKSSAGFTPDKSEVDVSFSVNEGPLVRIGNIYYKGNLKTRRKVLDREIKIRTGDDFSLAAILEGQKNIRDMGIFKSVQFKTPGLKDKEENIPLLVDVEETPPYYIQGGVGYRSDNGFYGNARAGDRNLFGMNYDSWASGEISQVGYKGEVALNQRNLFGTNISTTYSISYERKEDFNQTFGIKDLTGSINFQRKFTPEHLTASLGLRYERREQFPQDSSIVTDDTYLPRGILVTTPGLAYDTRDSFVRPSKGIYSSLYIDVSRGLENSLDNFLKYKFLLRGYWRPLPRLTFAGMGGVGFIDPYDTSSSIPVDQLFYLGGTFSVRGYAENMLRYDSQDNAVGGRLSVNASLEARIELINSLEATLFYDTGSIQKPVTEAGTDSFRSSVGFGLSYITPIGPISLLYGLKIHPREDESPGCFHFSIGYTF; encoded by the coding sequence ATGAATTCAGATAAATTCTTTTTTTTAAGGCTGATAGGACTTGCCATGCTGGCGATTCTCTTCTCCGCCGCCGGCGCTTCAGGTGAGAACACGTCTGTTTCCACCGAGAATGCCTTCAAACCAGCTTCCTTTGAAGGGTCTGTCATGAAACGTGTGGAAGTTATCATCACGGGATGCCCCTGGTGCACCCCTGCAATTGAACAGATGGCGCGTGATCTCATCGCCCTTCATCAGAATGAACGATTCACAGCCGGTAAATATGATGAATCTATCGAGTCCCTCACCCTTAGCGGTAGCTTCGAAGAAATACTGCCATCGATCAAGACGCTTGATGAAGGCATCGAGGTCATTTTTGTCCTGAAGCCTGCCCGTGTGATCAGTGACATCAAGGTCAGCGGAGAGTATCCGCTGTTCAAGAGTGAGGTCCTGAAGGCCATGAGCATCTACCCCGGAGACACGCTGCTGCCAGGAGCTCTTACTGCGCATGAGGCCCGTCTTGGCGATTTATACTCCCTTGAGGGCTATATCGAGCCGAGAGTGAAAATAGAGGAAGTCCGGGACAGCTCAGCAGGAACCTCACTTGTCAATGTGCAGATACAGCCCGGAGACTATTATGTCCTTGATCAATTCACAATCGACGGCAACCGGGGCATGTCCGCCTCAGAGATCAGAATGCACATGAATATCTGGCGGACATCCTTCCTGATTCTCGAATCGAGGCGCTTCAAGGAACCTGAATTCGACCGGGATGTCAAAAACCTCACAAAGCTATACTGGAAAAGACGATACCCTGAATGCGAGATCCGTTCCACCGTCAGCAAAGACCCCGGGAAGGCGCTTGTTTCAGTAGGTCTGAGCATCAAGGAAGGCCCTCGCTACGAAGTCTCTTTCTCAGGCAACCACCGTTTCTGGTCATCAACCCTAAAGAAGGACCTTGTCATTTTCAAGGAAGGCAACCGAAGGGATCGTGGTCTGCGCAAAAGCATCGAAAACATCAAGCAGCGCTACCGTATGGCAGGCTACTCTTTCACTGAAGTAAAAATTAAGGATGAAAAAATAACAGCCAATAACCTGACAACACGTCGGATTGAACTTACCATAACTGAAGGCCCGCATACTTCGGTCAAGTCCATGAAGTTCACCGGAAATTCAGCCTTTGATGAGGAGTCCCTTAAGAAGACCATGAAGACAGGAACCGGATCACTTTCGAGGGAGGACGACTACATACCTGACCAGCTGGAAATGGATATTTCAGCTATTAAGAACCGCTACCTGCAATCAGGTTATCAGGATGTGAAAATAACCCCCGACATCGTCTGGAATAAGGATAGAACCGCAGTGGAAATCACCATGAAGATTGATGAAGGCGTTAAATCAATAGTAAAGTCGCTTACGTTTACGGGACTCACAGCCATGTCCCGGGAAAAAGCCCTTGAATCCCTGAGGCTTAAGGCCGGGCAGCCATTCAGCAATGCGCTGGTAAAAAAGGACGAGGTCTCGCTTGCCAACCTGATTTCCGCTTCTGGACATCCATATGTAACAGTAAAAAGCAGTGCCGGGTTCACACCGGACAAATCAGAGGTCGATGTAAGCTTTTCAGTCAACGAAGGACCGCTTGTGCGTATCGGGAACATTTATTATAAGGGCAATCTGAAAACTCGGAGAAAGGTGCTTGACCGCGAGATCAAGATCAGGACCGGCGATGATTTCTCACTTGCCGCAATTCTGGAAGGTCAGAAGAACATCCGTGATATGGGAATTTTCAAGTCCGTCCAGTTCAAGACCCCGGGGCTTAAGGATAAAGAAGAGAATATACCCCTTCTTGTCGATGTGGAGGAAACACCGCCGTATTATATCCAGGGCGGTGTGGGATACAGGAGCGACAACGGATTCTACGGCAATGCCCGTGCAGGAGACAGAAATCTGTTCGGAATGAACTATGACAGCTGGGCCAGCGGTGAAATAAGTCAGGTCGGGTACAAAGGCGAGGTCGCACTCAATCAGCGCAATTTATTCGGGACCAATATCTCGACTACCTATTCAATATCATACGAACGCAAGGAGGATTTCAACCAGACCTTCGGAATCAAGGACCTTACAGGCTCGATTAATTTCCAGCGCAAATTCACGCCTGAGCATCTTACGGCAAGCCTGGGTTTAAGGTACGAACGCCGCGAGCAGTTTCCTCAGGACTCCTCCATCGTAACCGATGATACCTACCTTCCACGCGGTATCCTGGTAACAACACCCGGTTTGGCTTATGATACGCGGGACTCATTTGTCAGGCCTTCAAAGGGTATCTATTCTTCTCTGTACATTGATGTTTCGAGAGGTCTGGAAAACTCGCTTGATAATTTCCTGAAATACAAATTCCTGCTGCGTGGATACTGGCGGCCATTGCCGCGGCTAACCTTCGCCGGAATGGGAGGTGTAGGCTTTATCGATCCCTATGACACTTCAAGCTCGATCCCGGTCGACCAGCTGTTTTATCTAGGCGGGACCTTCTCTGTACGCGGCTATGCCGAAAATATGCTCCGCTATGATTCCCAGGATAATGCGGTTGGCGGCCGGCTTTCCGTCAATGCCAGCCTTGAGGCACGCATAGAATTAATAAACAGCCTGGAGGCCACCCTCTTCTATGATACGGGTTCAATTCAGAAACCCGTTACAGAGGCAGGCACTGACAGTTTCCGCTCTTCCGTGGGGTTTGGATTGAGCTATATCACACCTATCGGCCCTATAAGTCTGTTATACGGGCTCAAGATACACCCTAGAGAAGATGAATCCCCCGGGTGCTTCCATTTCTCGATCGGATACACGTTCTGA